The Aggregatilinea lenta genome includes a region encoding these proteins:
- a CDS encoding PaaI family thioesterase has translation MAETHEHEHEPYHDQQASARWCFVCGVVNPVGLKIKFFNDGYQQVVARVTFGDEYQSYPGVVHGGLIATVLDETIGRALLADDRPDLRFMFTATLNLRYHKSVPLNQEVTVRGRIDKDRGRVVQASGEMLLPDGTVAVEAACTLVNIPPEQVDEMKEQDIGWQVYP, from the coding sequence ATGGCTGAGACTCACGAGCACGAGCACGAGCCGTACCACGACCAGCAGGCGAGCGCCCGATGGTGCTTCGTGTGCGGGGTGGTGAACCCGGTCGGGCTGAAAATCAAGTTCTTCAACGACGGGTACCAACAGGTCGTGGCGCGGGTGACCTTCGGCGACGAGTACCAGAGTTATCCCGGCGTGGTGCATGGCGGGCTGATCGCGACGGTGCTCGACGAGACGATTGGGCGGGCGCTGCTGGCCGACGACAGGCCGGATCTGCGCTTCATGTTCACGGCGACGCTGAACCTGCGCTACCATAAGTCCGTCCCGCTGAACCAGGAAGTCACCGTGCGCGGGCGCATCGACAAGGATCGTGGCCGCGTCGTGCAGGCGAGCGGCGAAATGCTGCTGCCGGATGGCACGGTCGCCGTCGAGGCGGCATGCACGTTGGTCAACATCCCGCCGGAGCAGGTGGACGAAATGAAGGAACAGGACATCGGCTGGCAAGTTTACCCTTGA
- a CDS encoding LLM class flavin-dependent oxidoreductase — MAERVALYLQDAHPLRDAIEYVQYAEGRGFEAVWQAESRLVRDAIVPMAAYGATTKRIKIGSGVVNNWTRNAALTAATFLTLDDLAPDRMILGIGAWWDPLAANVGIKREKPLLAMREHITVVRDLLAMKNVTFNGEFVKVNGIELDIVHGRREPRNVPIYIGATGMKMMALAGEIADGVLLNYLVSPAYNATALENLEKGAKLSGRTVDEIDRPQLVVCSVDSDRKKALDGARKLVTQYLGQQPHIMKASGVSSDVLDEIHQVLTWPATEEQIERAMELVPDDVVQLITASGTPDEVRAKVREYISAGCTCPVLYPLGPDVRMMIDTFAQDDIV, encoded by the coding sequence ATGGCCGAACGAGTAGCCCTTTATCTCCAGGATGCGCACCCGCTGCGCGACGCGATTGAGTACGTGCAGTACGCCGAAGGGCGCGGATTTGAGGCGGTCTGGCAGGCGGAGAGCCGCCTGGTGCGCGACGCGATCGTGCCGATGGCCGCGTATGGCGCGACGACCAAGCGCATCAAGATTGGGTCCGGCGTGGTCAATAACTGGACGCGCAACGCGGCCCTGACGGCGGCCACGTTCCTGACGCTGGACGACCTTGCGCCCGACCGCATGATCCTCGGCATCGGCGCGTGGTGGGACCCGCTGGCGGCCAACGTGGGCATCAAGCGCGAAAAGCCGCTGCTGGCGATGCGCGAGCACATCACCGTGGTGCGCGATCTGCTGGCGATGAAGAACGTCACCTTTAACGGCGAGTTCGTGAAGGTGAACGGCATCGAGCTGGACATCGTGCATGGACGCCGCGAGCCGCGCAACGTGCCGATCTACATCGGGGCGACGGGCATGAAGATGATGGCGCTGGCCGGTGAGATCGCGGACGGCGTGCTGCTCAACTACCTGGTGTCGCCCGCGTACAACGCGACGGCGCTGGAGAATCTGGAAAAGGGCGCAAAGCTGTCGGGCCGGACGGTGGACGAAATCGATCGCCCGCAGCTCGTGGTGTGTTCGGTGGACAGCGACCGGAAGAAGGCGCTGGACGGCGCGCGCAAGCTGGTCACCCAATACCTGGGCCAGCAGCCGCATATCATGAAGGCCAGCGGCGTCAGCAGCGACGTGCTGGACGAGATCCATCAGGTGCTGACGTGGCCCGCCACCGAAGAGCAGATCGAGCGCGCGATGGAGTTAGTGCCCGACGACGTGGTGCAGCTTATCACCGCCTCGGGCACGCCCGACGAAGTGCGCGCCAAAGTCCGCGAGTACATCTCGGCGGGCTGCACGTGCCCGGTGCTGTACCCGCTGGGGCCGGACGTGCGCATGATGATCGATACCTTCGCGCAGGACGATATCGTTTAG